The Stenotrophomonas sp. ZAC14D1_NAIMI4_1 DNA segment CGACGCCAGCGGCGCCTGCGTGCCGTCCGGGCCGGTTACCGTGAACTGGCTGTCATCGAACGCAGTTTCCGGAATGAAGAAGGTCTCGGCAAACGAGGCGTCCATGGCAATCGTCTGCCCCGCCCGTGGCGCGAAATTGCTGGGCACCAGATAAGGCGTGTGGGCGTATGCCGGCAGGGATGCAGCCATCGCCAGCGCGGCGGCGGCGAGCAGGGAAAGAGTCTTCATGGGGCCTTCGTGTCGGTGAGCGTGGGCGCTGGCGAGACGAAGGTCCGGGGCTGGCGGACGGAATGCTATGCCAAATGCGATTGGTTATCAATTGGTGAAATCTGGCGAAATGTATCGTTGTCGCCGGCAACGTATCCGTGCCTTCCGCAAGGTGCCTGGGCGGTGGTCAGGCGCGCACCAGCGCCATCCATCGGTAGCCGACATACACGCCACCCGCAACAATCGGCGCCAGGCTGAGCCACAAGGGCAGTTTGAAGGCGAACAACAACAACGCCGCAGCAGCCAGCGCAAGGATGGAAATCGCAATCACCCAGCCATTGAACACGACCACATCGGCTGCGTCCTCGCCCCAGCGGTTCGAGGCCCGCCCCCTTGCTTCACGCTGGCGGCGCAGCAGCCAGACATCAGTGAAGAAATCCGCAATGCCTTCCAGCAGGTCAACGATGAAGCCCGGCATGGTCAATCCTTGAGCGTTGGCGCGTGGTGCCGATCTTCATCGTCGGCTCGGCGGGGCGTCAAGTGTCCGAGGGCTCGCGGAAGCCGCGTTCCGCCAGCCACGCGTGCCAGTGCTGCCAGGTAGGGAGCGAATGCAATGTGCCTGTGCGCTCGATGAAGATCGGCCCGTTGCCCGCGATGATCGGCGCGTCCTCGTCGCCTGCTGCGAACGCGGCAGTGCCGTAGAAGAACAGCCAGCCGCCCGGGTACTCCTCGGTGAGGCTGTCGAGGACCACGAAGGTCAGCATCGGCTCCCCTTCGTATGCCGGCTCCCTCACGAGCGATTGCGCCGCCAGGGCGCGTGCGGTGGCAAACCCGATTTCGTTCATGGCCGTTTCCATGGTGCGGGGCGGTGTGCAGGCAGGTCAGGTGAGGTGCCGCACCTGGCGGTCGGCCGCATACAGTAGCAGTGCGCCGCAGCCCATCAACACCGCCGTCGCCAGCAGTGCGCCCTGGTAGCTGCCGGTCGCCCTGGCCATGTACCCGGCGATGATCGGCCCGACGATCTGGGCCACGCCATAACCCAGCGTGATGCGCGCCATCGCCCTGGAGGGGTTGGATGGCACATGGCGGCCAACCAGGGCCAGGGTCAGGCTGACGATGCCCACGAACGTAGCGCCAAACAGGGCCGCCGACAGCAGATTGACCGGCGCGCTGGACGATACGGCAGGCAGCAGCATGCCCGCGCCCTGCAGCACATAGGCCAGAAGCAGCGCCCGGGTTGCGCCGAAGCGGCGGGCGACGCGGTCCCAGATGAAGGTGGACGGCAATGCAGCCACGCCGACGATGACCCAGACCCAGCCGCCCCTGCCCTGCAGCAGGGGCAATCGTTCGAGGATGGCAACGATGAAGGTGGCGCCGATGACGAACCCGAAGCCCGCACACATATAGGCTGCATTGAGCAGGCGCATCCAGTTGCGCGACGCCGAGGGCGGTGGCGCGGCCTGTGCAGCGGCGGTGGGCGATGCAGGTACCGGAGCGGGCATCCACAACCAGGCGGGCACGAAGAACAGCAGGCCGAGCACGCCGAGCGCGATCCACTGCCCGGACCAGGGCAGCGCCGGCAGGGTCAGGACCACCGCCGCACCGGACACCACGATGCCCAGCCCCATGCCGGTGAAGTGCAGGCCCAGGTCCGGGCGGCGCCCGTGCTGCAGCAGCCAGTTCAGCACCAGGCCCGAGGCCAGCAACAGCCCGGCCACGCTGGACAGGCCCGACAGGAAACGCAGCACGCCCCAGGCCACGGGGTTGCTGGTCAGGCCCATGGCCGCGGTACTGGCCACCGCCACCACCAGGCCGATGCGATAGAGCACGTAGCGCCGGCGCAGATCGCCGGCCATCGCGGCCAGCACGGTTCCGGACATGTAGCCGGCATAGTTGATGGCGGCCAGCCAACCTGCGGCGACATATCCCAGCCCCGCCTGCGCCTTCATGATCGGCAGCATGGGCGTATAGGCGAAACGGGCGAGGCCCACGGTGAGGACGAGTGCGCAGATGCCAGCGAAGATCACCCGGTGCGGCGTGTCATGGGGCGCACTTCCAGGGAAGGTCATCGTGTTCCGTAGCGGCTGCCAGCGTTGCTGGAACCTAGCACCGGCATCGGTACCCGGGCCATGCCGCGAAAGTAGGGTCTGGCGATGCTGAACGGAAAATGCGCGTACCGCACAGCCCACTAGACGACCGGTCTAATCGAGCGTATCGTCGCTCCCATGAACACCGCCACCGACACCGCAGGCACCGACGTCCGCCAGAAGATCCTGGCCAGCGGCCGCCGCACCATGGGCGGCAAGGGCTTCTCGGCGGTCGGCCTGAACGAGGTGCTGACCGCGGCCGGCGTGCCCAAGGGCTCGTTCTACCACTACTTCGGCTCCAAGGAAGCCTTCGGAGAGGCCCTGCTGCAGGACTACTTCGACGAGTACCTGGCCGAAATGGACCAGATCTTCCGCGCCGGCGGCCAGACCAGGGCCCAGCAGCTGGACAGCTACTTCGCCGCGTGGATGGCCAGCCAGTCCTTCGAGGACTGCCAGGGCAAGTGCCTTGCGGTGAAGCTGGGTGCGGAAGTTGCGGACCTGTCGCCGGCGATGCGTGCGGCGCTGCGCAGCGGCACCGCCGGCATCATCCAGCGGCTGGCACGGGCGATCGAGGACGGCCAGGCCGATGGCTCGCTGGCCTGCAGCGGCGATGCGGCCGCGCTGGCGCAGAGCCTCTACCAGCTGTGGCTGGGCGCCAGCATCATGGTCAAGATCGTGCGCGGGCCGCAGCCCTTCGACAACGCGCAGCGTGCCACCCGACAGATCCTGCATCCCTCACGCTGAGCGAGGGGTGCGTACGCCACACTTCCCGCGAAGTGTTTTTTGGCGGCCGGGCGCTAGACGACCGGTCTACTGCACCACTCTCCCAACAGGAGCACC contains these protein-coding regions:
- a CDS encoding YrhB domain-containing protein, with protein sequence MNEIGFATARALAAQSLVREPAYEGEPMLTFVVLDSLTEEYPGGWLFFYGTAAFAAGDEDAPIIAGNGPIFIERTGTLHSLPTWQHWHAWLAERGFREPSDT
- a CDS encoding YbfB/YjiJ family MFS transporter — encoded protein: MTFPGSAPHDTPHRVIFAGICALVLTVGLARFAYTPMLPIMKAQAGLGYVAAGWLAAINYAGYMSGTVLAAMAGDLRRRYVLYRIGLVVAVASTAAMGLTSNPVAWGVLRFLSGLSSVAGLLLASGLVLNWLLQHGRRPDLGLHFTGMGLGIVVSGAAVVLTLPALPWSGQWIALGVLGLLFFVPAWLWMPAPVPASPTAAAQAAPPPSASRNWMRLLNAAYMCAGFGFVIGATFIVAILERLPLLQGRGGWVWVIVGVAALPSTFIWDRVARRFGATRALLLAYVLQGAGMLLPAVSSSAPVNLLSAALFGATFVGIVSLTLALVGRHVPSNPSRAMARITLGYGVAQIVGPIIAGYMARATGSYQGALLATAVLMGCGALLLYAADRQVRHLT
- a CDS encoding TetR/AcrR family transcriptional regulator produces the protein MNTATDTAGTDVRQKILASGRRTMGGKGFSAVGLNEVLTAAGVPKGSFYHYFGSKEAFGEALLQDYFDEYLAEMDQIFRAGGQTRAQQLDSYFAAWMASQSFEDCQGKCLAVKLGAEVADLSPAMRAALRSGTAGIIQRLARAIEDGQADGSLACSGDAAALAQSLYQLWLGASIMVKIVRGPQPFDNAQRATRQILHPSR